A genomic stretch from Chloroflexota bacterium includes:
- the lepA gene encoding translation elongation factor 4 has product MIPPERTRNFSIVAHIDHGKSTLADRLLEATHTIDPRQMTSQVLDSMDLEREKGITIKARAVRLQYDAKDGQTYALNLIDTPGHVDFTYEVSRSLQACEGAILVVDASQGIEAQTLANMHLALEQQLVIIPVINKIDLASADPEMVLGELEETLAIPREEVILASAKEGRGIDEILEAIVKRIPAPSGHASAPLQALVFDSHYDPYKGVVAYVRVANGTLHDHERIRFMATGVETDILELGYFRPQPVPTRRLTVGEVGYVASGLKSIADARVGDTLTDADRPAPEPLPGYKQALPLVFAGIYPMRGDEYPLLRDALEKLHLNDASFVYEPESSVALGFGYRCGFLGLLHMEIVQERLEREFGLELIASAPSVEYRVKRLNRADELVVDNPAQFPPAGEVELISEPWVSATVITPTDYIGPIMELATTRRGDFINMEYLDPKRVNMHFEMPLAELIIDFYDQLKSRSSGYASLDYAYLGYRPGELVKLDIMVSGEPVDALSLIVHRSNAFRVGKALVEKLKELIPRQMFEVPVQAAIGSNIISRETIRAMRKNVLAKCYGGDITRKRKLLEKQKEGKQRMKRIGSVEIPQEAFLAILRMNEGQ; this is encoded by the coding sequence ATGATCCCCCCGGAGCGCACCCGCAACTTCAGCATCGTTGCGCACATCGACCACGGCAAGAGCACGCTGGCGGATCGGCTCCTCGAGGCAACCCACACCATCGACCCGCGCCAGATGACGTCACAGGTCCTGGACAGCATGGATCTGGAGCGCGAGAAGGGGATCACCATCAAGGCCCGCGCGGTGCGGCTCCAGTACGACGCCAAGGACGGGCAGACCTACGCGCTCAACCTGATCGACACCCCCGGCCATGTCGATTTCACGTACGAGGTGAGCCGGTCCCTTCAGGCCTGCGAGGGGGCGATCCTGGTGGTCGACGCCAGCCAGGGGATCGAGGCCCAGACGTTGGCCAACATGCACCTGGCGCTGGAGCAGCAGCTGGTCATCATCCCGGTCATCAACAAGATCGACCTCGCCTCGGCCGACCCCGAGATGGTCCTGGGGGAGCTGGAGGAGACCCTCGCCATCCCGCGCGAGGAGGTCATCCTGGCCTCGGCCAAGGAGGGGCGAGGGATCGACGAGATCCTGGAGGCGATCGTCAAGCGCATCCCTGCACCCAGCGGCCACGCGTCGGCGCCTCTCCAGGCGCTCGTCTTCGACAGCCACTACGACCCGTACAAGGGCGTGGTCGCCTACGTCCGCGTGGCCAACGGTACGCTCCACGACCACGAGCGCATCCGCTTCATGGCCACCGGCGTCGAGACCGACATCCTGGAGCTCGGCTACTTCCGGCCACAGCCGGTCCCGACCCGTCGCCTGACCGTCGGTGAGGTGGGTTATGTTGCCTCCGGTCTGAAGAGCATTGCCGACGCTCGCGTGGGCGACACCCTGACCGATGCCGACCGCCCCGCGCCCGAGCCCCTGCCCGGCTACAAGCAGGCGCTGCCGCTCGTCTTCGCCGGCATCTACCCGATGCGTGGCGACGAGTACCCGCTGCTGCGCGACGCGCTCGAGAAGCTGCACCTCAACGACGCCTCGTTCGTCTACGAGCCCGAGTCGAGCGTGGCGCTCGGATTCGGCTATCGCTGTGGGTTCCTTGGCCTGCTGCACATGGAGATCGTCCAGGAGCGCCTCGAGCGCGAGTTCGGGCTCGAGCTGATCGCATCGGCGCCGTCGGTCGAATACCGCGTCAAGCGCTTGAACAGGGCCGATGAGCTTGTCGTGGACAACCCCGCCCAGTTCCCGCCAGCCGGCGAGGTCGAGTTGATCAGCGAGCCATGGGTGTCGGCCACGGTCATAACCCCGACCGACTACATCGGGCCGATCATGGAGCTGGCCACCACCCGCCGCGGCGACTTCATCAACATGGAGTACCTCGACCCCAAGCGGGTGAACATGCACTTCGAGATGCCGCTGGCCGAGCTGATCATCGACTTCTACGACCAGCTGAAGAGCCGATCCTCGGGATATGCCAGCCTCGACTACGCGTACCTGGGCTATCGGCCCGGGGAGCTGGTCAAGCTCGACATCATGGTCAGCGGCGAGCCGGTGGATGCGCTCTCCCTGATCGTCCATCGGTCCAATGCTTTCCGGGTCGGGAAGGCGCTGGTCGAGAAATTGAAAGAGCTGATCCCGCGCCAGATGTTCGAAGTGCCGGTCCAGGCGGCCATTGGTTCCAATATCATCAGCCGCGAGACGATCCGGGCGATGCGCAAGAACGTGCTGGCCAAGTGCTACGGCGGCGACATCACCCGCAAGCGCAAGCTCCTGGAGAAGCAGAAAGAAGGCAAGCAGCGGATGAAGCGGATCGGGTCCGTCGAGATCCCGCAGGAAGCCTTCCTGGCCATCCTCCGCATGAACGAGGGGCAATAG
- a CDS encoding CPBP family intramembrane glutamic endopeptidase, which translates to MNFQDSLRLSIALGLTIFLVLLRFDSDRIMRSDYFRSRSPWIGPLSYYGLVVLFAIGIAFILPRGRAQLFLAPGDPESMLPVMLLFCAVAILNGLVLAFLRYRAILPLPTPLVATRLAGAAANAFAEELQFRSIVLGMLLFAELPGGVGTALVVQALLYGLAHRRLWRERDWYFLAGSVLLGYGAGLATVTTGSVVPAMVGHFAVTASLFAFAGGRLRQRPI; encoded by the coding sequence GTGAACTTCCAGGACTCGTTGCGCCTCTCGATCGCCCTGGGGCTGACGATCTTCCTGGTCCTGCTGCGCTTCGACTCGGATCGCATCATGCGTTCCGACTACTTCCGCTCCCGATCCCCGTGGATCGGCCCGCTCTCCTACTACGGGCTGGTGGTGCTGTTCGCGATCGGGATCGCCTTCATCCTGCCGCGGGGCCGGGCGCAGCTCTTCCTGGCCCCGGGCGACCCGGAATCGATGCTGCCGGTGATGCTCCTGTTCTGCGCGGTGGCCATCCTGAACGGGCTGGTGCTCGCGTTCCTGCGCTACCGCGCCATCCTGCCGTTGCCCACCCCGCTGGTCGCCACGCGCCTGGCGGGCGCCGCGGCCAACGCCTTCGCAGAGGAGCTGCAGTTCCGCTCGATCGTGCTGGGTATGCTCCTCTTCGCCGAGCTGCCGGGCGGCGTGGGGACCGCCCTGGTGGTGCAGGCGCTGCTCTACGGCCTGGCGCACCGGCGCCTGTGGAGGGAGCGCGATTGGTACTTCCTGGCGGGCTCGGTCCTGCTCGGCTATGGCGCGGGGCTGGCGACCGTGACCACCGGGTCGGTGGTGCCGGCGATGGTGGGGCACTTCGCGGTGACAGCCTCGCTCTTTGCCTTTGCCGGGGGACGGCTCCGCCAGAGGCCGATCTAG
- a CDS encoding VOC family protein, with product MAAKVIHVEVTGKDGPALQKFYSDIFDWKLDTDLPDGYGMARDETGFTSGIGPTRDGSAGQVTFYVHSEDPAGILRRVEELGGKVLMPLTEVAKDTTIALFADPEGHVVGIM from the coding sequence ATGGCAGCCAAGGTCATTCACGTGGAAGTCACGGGCAAGGACGGGCCCGCGCTTCAGAAGTTCTACTCCGACATCTTCGACTGGAAGCTCGACACCGACCTTCCCGACGGCTACGGCATGGCAAGGGACGAGACTGGATTCACCAGCGGCATCGGGCCGACCCGCGACGGGTCCGCCGGCCAGGTGACTTTCTACGTCCATTCCGAGGACCCGGCCGGCATCCTGCGCCGCGTCGAGGAGCTCGGCGGCAAGGTGTTGATGCCCCTGACCGAAGTGGCCAAGGACACCACCATCGCCCTCTTCGCCGATCCCGAGGGTCACGTCGTCGGGATCATGTAG
- the hemW gene encoding radical SAM family heme chaperone HemW, whose amino-acid sequence MSFPSHHLYVHVPFCRLVCAYCDFVTVGGRGVEIPRYVEALLREMALRPASGQLATIYFGGGTPSLLPADAVARVVEAARDRWGSEPAEITLEANPSEREAPDWTALRAAGVTRISLGVQSFRDPELVTLARGHTAEEARAAYASIRVAAFENVSVDLIYGIPAQSLEDWREGLLAALTVEPEHLSLYALQLALAPDEWAAPPRPGALRWRHRMVVRQDDGLAAAQYQLAEELLRSADYHHYELSSWARPGFESRHNSAYWERRPYTGIGAGAHSYDGLTRSWNERDLDRYLARTEAGERVLAGSEELNEPTRAFEAIALGLRRLTGFRRADFATEFGEDPVQRFADAVAEGTAAGLLEVTEEAVLLTARGRLFANEALVAFAP is encoded by the coding sequence GTGTCGTTTCCCTCGCACCACCTGTACGTCCACGTCCCCTTCTGCCGGCTGGTGTGCGCCTACTGCGACTTCGTGACGGTGGGTGGGCGCGGCGTGGAGATTCCGCGCTACGTCGAGGCGTTGTTGCGCGAGATGGCGCTGCGACCGGCATCGGGCCAGCTGGCGACCATCTACTTCGGTGGCGGCACGCCATCCCTGCTTCCAGCCGATGCTGTTGCTCGCGTTGTGGAGGCAGCCAGGGACCGATGGGGCTCGGAGCCTGCCGAGATCACCCTCGAGGCCAACCCGAGCGAGCGCGAGGCACCCGATTGGACCGCCCTGCGCGCGGCCGGCGTGACGCGCATCTCGCTCGGCGTGCAATCGTTCCGTGACCCCGAGCTGGTGACGTTGGCCCGCGGCCACACCGCCGAAGAGGCTCGCGCTGCCTACGCGTCAATCCGGGTCGCGGCCTTCGAGAACGTATCAGTGGACCTGATCTACGGCATCCCGGCCCAGTCCCTGGAAGATTGGCGAGAGGGCCTGCTGGCCGCGCTTACGGTCGAGCCCGAGCACCTCTCGCTCTATGCGCTTCAGCTCGCGCTCGCGCCCGATGAATGGGCCGCGCCGCCCCGTCCCGGCGCCCTGCGCTGGCGGCATCGGATGGTGGTACGACAGGACGATGGCCTGGCGGCGGCCCAATACCAGCTTGCCGAGGAGCTGCTGCGCAGCGCCGACTACCACCACTACGAGCTCTCCTCGTGGGCGCGGCCGGGCTTCGAGTCGCGCCACAACTCGGCGTACTGGGAGCGCAGGCCGTACACCGGCATCGGCGCCGGGGCGCATTCGTATGACGGTCTGACCCGTTCCTGGAATGAGCGCGACCTGGACCGATACCTGGCACGGACCGAGGCGGGTGAACGAGTCCTGGCTGGGAGCGAAGAGCTCAACGAGCCGACCCGCGCCTTCGAGGCAATTGCGCTCGGGCTGCGCCGGTTAACGGGGTTCCGACGCGCCGACTTTGCCACGGAATTCGGTGAGGATCCGGTCCAGCGGTTCGCAGACGCCGTGGCTGAAGGGACCGCGGCGGGGTTGCTCGAGGTCACCGAGGAGGCGGTCCTGCTCACTGCCCGTGGGCGCCTCTTCGCCAACGAGGCGCTCGTCGCGTTTGCGCCCTAG
- the hrcA gene encoding heat-inducible transcriptional repressor HrcA, producing the protein MTRGEKSAPSRSVLNLTERQRIVLRAVVEDYVLNAVPVGSQALVERYGLPVSSATVRSAMAELEALGLLSHPHTSAGRVPSDLGYRTYVESLMRESALDRADQLMIRHQFSQVQLTSNEWLRLAASILATSTRSAAVVTPARARRARFGHVQLVELADQARLAVLVLGDGNVVQRRLQRSSVERATAGDATGQAELDTAAATLNSGLAGLSAPQVRRRLGKLAPLAAHVAEVLAQMLEEADSVAVEEVFTDGIVNVLEQPEFAGGAKLRGVLEVLQRSDFLEQLVPVLSRRGGVTVIIGHENINDAMHEVSLVFAPYGTEDSALGLLGVLGPTRMPYPRAIPTVRYLSTLMNELISSHPTENHD; encoded by the coding sequence ATGACCCGCGGCGAGAAGAGCGCCCCGTCTCGGTCGGTGCTGAACCTGACCGAGCGGCAGCGCATCGTGCTGCGCGCCGTGGTCGAGGACTACGTGCTGAATGCCGTGCCGGTTGGTTCGCAGGCGCTGGTGGAGCGCTACGGACTGCCCGTGAGCTCGGCCACCGTGCGCAGCGCCATGGCCGAGCTCGAGGCGCTGGGCCTTCTGAGCCACCCGCATACCAGCGCTGGCCGCGTCCCCTCCGACCTGGGCTATCGGACCTACGTCGAGTCCCTCATGCGCGAGTCGGCCCTCGACCGCGCCGACCAGCTCATGATCCGCCACCAGTTCAGCCAGGTGCAGCTGACCAGCAACGAATGGCTGCGACTGGCCGCCTCGATCCTGGCCACCAGCACTCGCTCCGCCGCCGTCGTGACGCCGGCCCGGGCGCGGCGCGCCCGCTTCGGGCACGTCCAACTGGTCGAGCTGGCCGATCAGGCGCGCCTGGCAGTCCTCGTGCTCGGCGACGGCAACGTGGTGCAGCGCCGGCTCCAGCGCAGCAGCGTGGAGCGGGCAACCGCGGGAGATGCGACCGGGCAGGCTGAGCTCGACACGGCCGCAGCCACTCTCAACAGCGGGCTCGCCGGCCTGTCGGCGCCGCAGGTGCGACGCAGGCTGGGCAAGCTGGCTCCGCTCGCGGCGCACGTCGCCGAGGTCCTGGCGCAGATGCTGGAAGAGGCGGACTCGGTCGCGGTCGAGGAGGTCTTCACCGACGGCATCGTCAACGTCCTGGAGCAGCCGGAGTTCGCAGGCGGCGCCAAGCTGCGCGGCGTGCTCGAGGTGCTCCAGCGATCGGACTTCCTGGAGCAGCTGGTGCCGGTGCTGAGCCGCCGCGGCGGAGTCACGGTGATCATCGGCCACGAGAACATCAACGACGCGATGCACGAGGTGAGCCTCGTCTTCGCGCCGTACGGCACGGAGGACTCGGCGCTTGGCCTACTGGGCGTGCTGGGCCCGACACGCATGCCGTACCCCCGCGCCATTCCGACAGTGCGCTATCTCTCAACGCTTATGAACGAGCTGATCTCGAGTCACCCAACGGAGAACCATGACTGA
- the grpE gene encoding nucleotide exchange factor GrpE: MTERPTNGAPEDAPHARGPSRAALIQQLEDMQRVLDETREQSDEHLRGLQRTAADFANYRRRVDEEREGLSQFSNALLIGKLLAVLDDFDRALENVPKDIHEGWVDGVRLVERKLRGLLEAEGVTQIEALGQPFDPNLHEAVVHEETEDHPDNQVIAELQRGYRLRDRVLRPSLVRVANNPKEH; the protein is encoded by the coding sequence ATGACTGAGCGACCCACCAACGGCGCCCCCGAGGACGCGCCCCACGCGCGCGGGCCGTCGCGCGCGGCCCTGATCCAGCAGCTGGAGGACATGCAGCGCGTGCTGGATGAGACGCGCGAGCAGTCCGACGAGCACCTGCGCGGCCTGCAGCGCACCGCCGCCGACTTCGCCAACTACCGGCGTCGGGTCGACGAGGAGCGCGAGGGCCTGTCCCAGTTCAGCAACGCGCTGCTGATCGGCAAGCTGCTGGCCGTCCTCGACGACTTCGATCGCGCGCTCGAGAACGTGCCGAAGGACATCCACGAGGGTTGGGTGGACGGCGTGCGCCTCGTCGAGCGGAAGCTGCGCGGCCTGCTGGAGGCCGAGGGCGTCACCCAGATCGAGGCGCTCGGCCAGCCATTCGATCCGAACCTGCACGAGGCGGTCGTCCACGAGGAGACCGAAGACCATCCCGATAACCAGGTGATCGCTGAGCTACAGCGCGGATACCGGCTGCGAGACCGGGTCCTGCGCCCATCGCTCGTCCGCGTCGCGAACAATCCAAAGGAGCACTGA
- the dnaK gene encoding molecular chaperone DnaK, whose protein sequence is MGKIIGIDLGTTNSVVAVMEGGEPQVITNAEGGRITPSVVAFAKSGERLVGQVAKRQAITNPENTIFSIKRFMGRRFEDPEVAHSKDLVPYQVEKDPKSDGVVVTLANGKTFSPPEISAMILQKLKSDAEAYLGEKVTEAVITVPAYFDDTQRQATKDAGRIAGLDVKRIVNEPTASALAYGLDKTKDEKIAVYDLGGGTFDISILELSEGVFEVRSTNGDTHLGGDDFDQRVIDWLSEEFKKDQGVDLSKDRIALQRLKEAAEKAKIELSSTTTTEINLPFISADAAGPKHLVISLTRAKFEDLVADLVSKTSGPVKQALADASLKPTDIDEVILVGGMTRMPAVIEAVKAMFAGKEPHKGVNPDEVVAIGAAIQAGVLGGEVKDVLLLDVTPLSLGIETLGGVATKMINRNTTIPTSHTQIFSTASDSQPSVDIVVLQGEREMASDNKKLATFRLDGIPPAPRGVPQIEVTFDIDANGILNVAAKDKATNKEQKVTITASSMLAKEDVDQMVRDAAEHAEEDRTRRAEIESRNEADALTYQAERLIKDMGDKLSDDDRKEINDRIEAVREALKGTDAGVVDSTKQQLAEVLQKIGTRAYEASGTPEPGGEDGTGGEGGEGGGPADGAAPEEEGETIEGEYKEV, encoded by the coding sequence ATGGGAAAGATCATCGGCATCGACCTGGGCACCACCAACTCGGTGGTCGCCGTCATGGAGGGCGGCGAACCGCAGGTGATCACCAACGCCGAGGGCGGCCGCATCACGCCATCGGTCGTCGCCTTCGCCAAGAGCGGTGAGCGGCTGGTCGGCCAGGTCGCCAAGCGCCAGGCGATCACCAATCCCGAGAACACCATCTTCAGCATCAAGCGCTTCATGGGGCGCCGATTCGAGGATCCCGAGGTCGCGCATTCGAAGGACCTGGTGCCGTACCAGGTGGAGAAGGACCCCAAGTCCGATGGCGTGGTCGTGACCCTGGCCAACGGCAAGACCTTCAGCCCCCCCGAGATCAGCGCCATGATCCTGCAGAAGCTGAAGTCCGATGCCGAGGCCTACCTGGGCGAAAAGGTGACCGAGGCGGTCATCACCGTGCCGGCCTACTTCGACGACACCCAGCGCCAGGCGACCAAGGACGCCGGTCGGATTGCCGGGCTGGACGTCAAGCGCATCGTCAACGAGCCGACCGCATCGGCCCTGGCGTATGGGCTGGACAAGACCAAGGACGAGAAGATCGCGGTCTACGACCTGGGCGGTGGCACCTTCGACATCTCGATCCTGGAGCTGTCCGAGGGCGTCTTCGAGGTGCGCAGCACCAATGGTGACACCCACTTGGGCGGCGACGACTTCGACCAGCGCGTGATCGACTGGCTGTCGGAGGAGTTCAAGAAGGACCAGGGGGTCGACCTGTCGAAGGACCGGATCGCGCTCCAGCGCCTGAAGGAGGCCGCCGAGAAGGCCAAGATCGAGCTGTCGAGCACGACCACCACCGAGATCAACCTGCCCTTCATCAGCGCCGATGCCGCCGGGCCGAAGCACCTGGTCATCAGCCTGACCCGCGCCAAGTTCGAGGACCTGGTTGCTGACCTGGTGAGCAAGACCTCGGGGCCGGTCAAGCAGGCGCTCGCCGACGCGTCGCTCAAGCCGACCGACATCGACGAGGTGATCCTGGTCGGTGGCATGACCCGCATGCCGGCTGTGATCGAGGCTGTCAAGGCCATGTTCGCCGGCAAGGAGCCCCACAAGGGCGTCAACCCCGACGAGGTGGTCGCCATTGGCGCCGCTATCCAGGCCGGGGTGCTGGGCGGCGAGGTGAAGGACGTCCTGCTGCTGGACGTGACGCCGCTGTCGCTGGGGATCGAGACCCTGGGCGGGGTGGCGACCAAGATGATCAACCGCAACACGACCATCCCCACCAGCCACACCCAGATCTTCTCGACCGCGTCGGACTCGCAGCCGTCGGTCGACATCGTGGTGCTGCAGGGCGAGCGCGAGATGGCCTCCGACAACAAGAAGCTGGCCACCTTCCGGCTGGATGGCATCCCGCCGGCTCCCCGGGGAGTGCCCCAGATCGAGGTCACCTTCGACATCGATGCCAACGGCATCCTGAACGTGGCCGCCAAGGACAAGGCCACCAACAAGGAGCAGAAGGTCACCATCACGGCCTCCTCCATGCTCGCCAAGGAGGACGTCGACCAGATGGTCCGCGACGCGGCCGAGCACGCCGAGGAGGACCGCACGCGTCGCGCCGAGATCGAGTCACGCAACGAGGCGGACGCCCTCACCTACCAGGCCGAGCGCCTGATCAAGGACATGGGCGACAAGCTGTCGGATGACGACCGCAAGGAGATCAACGACCGGATCGAGGCCGTCCGCGAAGCCCTCAAGGGGACCGATGCGGGCGTCGTCGACTCCACCAAGCAGCAGCTTGCCGAGGTGCTCCAGAAGATCGGCACCCGCGCCTATGAGGCTTCGGGAACTCCCGAGCCCGGTGGCGAGGATGGCACCGGCGGCGAAGGCGGCGAGGGTGGCGGACCGGCCGATGGAGCCGCGCCCGAAGAGGAAGGCGAGACGATCGAGGGCGAGTACAAAGAGGTCTGA
- a CDS encoding helix-turn-helix domain-containing protein, with amino-acid sequence MPKRRITRPYIANAIIAPVNDAELGGIVRALRHRRGWRQADLAGKAGVSASLISLLERGHAEALSIQGVRRIGSALDLRLGFDAGFRGAELARLRDADHARLAEWLTRRLERFGWTVVPEASFNQYGDRGRIDLLAFHAVTNTLAVIEIKTVIAEIQDLLGTLNAKERVAPTVARSHGWRATGAVAVLVVAESTTNRRRLADHSRLFARFGLRGKGAVAWIRKPSGTPSGLLLLAKLPDRKGVGVRRAGRQRVRRGRAAVSVDGARGGVQDPPKPA; translated from the coding sequence GTGCCTAAGCGCCGGATAACACGCCCGTACATCGCGAACGCGATCATCGCGCCAGTGAATGACGCGGAGCTGGGTGGGATCGTTCGGGCGCTCCGCCATAGGCGGGGTTGGCGGCAAGCCGATCTGGCGGGAAAGGCCGGGGTGAGCGCCTCACTCATCAGTCTGCTCGAACGCGGACACGCCGAGGCGCTGTCGATCCAGGGTGTCCGGCGCATCGGCTCCGCGCTAGACCTGCGATTGGGGTTTGATGCGGGCTTTCGTGGTGCGGAACTCGCGCGGCTGCGCGACGCCGACCACGCACGATTGGCCGAGTGGCTGACCCGCCGATTGGAGAGATTCGGCTGGACGGTCGTCCCCGAAGCGAGCTTCAACCAATACGGCGATCGCGGCCGTATTGACCTGCTGGCATTCCACGCAGTCACGAATACGCTCGCCGTGATCGAGATCAAGACGGTCATCGCGGAGATCCAGGACCTGCTCGGGACGCTGAATGCCAAAGAGCGTGTCGCGCCGACTGTGGCGCGCTCGCACGGATGGCGGGCAACGGGCGCGGTCGCGGTCCTGGTCGTTGCCGAGAGCACCACCAACCGCCGGCGCTTGGCCGACCATTCGCGCCTGTTTGCGCGCTTCGGGTTACGCGGCAAGGGCGCCGTCGCCTGGATTCGGAAGCCCAGCGGCACTCCGAGCGGCCTCCTGCTGCTCGCCAAGTTGCCAGATCGCAAGGGTGTTGGCGTTAGGCGCGCTGGAAGGCAGCGGGTACGGCGAGGGCGGGCGGCCGTGAGCGTGGATGGGGCGCGCGGAGGTGTCCAGGATCCGCCCAAACCCGCCTAA
- the mscL gene encoding large conductance mechanosensitive channel protein MscL: MLKEFRDFILRGNVIDLAVGIVIGAAFGATVTSFVTNVLTPLLGFLRIPDFSTLSFTAGTTPVSYGLFLNQLITFFLVAVAIFFFVVKPVNAMTARLKKSEPDDEPPIKTCPFCATDIPTAATRCPHCTSQLG, from the coding sequence ATGCTCAAGGAATTCCGCGACTTCATTCTGCGCGGCAATGTCATCGACCTGGCGGTGGGCATCGTCATCGGCGCAGCCTTCGGCGCAACCGTGACCTCGTTCGTCACCAACGTGCTGACCCCGCTGCTGGGCTTCCTGCGGATCCCTGATTTCTCGACGCTGTCCTTCACCGCGGGCACGACGCCGGTCTCCTACGGGCTCTTCCTGAACCAGCTCATCACCTTCTTCCTGGTCGCGGTCGCCATCTTCTTCTTCGTGGTCAAGCCGGTGAACGCGATGACCGCCCGCCTGAAGAAGTCTGAGCCCGACGACGAGCCGCCGATCAAGACCTGCCCGTTCTGCGCCACCGATATCCCCACCGCCGCCACCCGCTGCCCGCACTGCACGAGCCAGCTGGGCTAG
- a CDS encoding exodeoxyribonuclease III codes for MRLATWNVNSLKARLDRVLAWTEAIRPDVLCMQETKLTDAAMPDLAFRAIGYEVAHHGLGQWNGVAIASRIGIDQVQAGLPTSDGWTDDGGRFLAATCGGVRFASIYVPNGRVVGSEFYDQKLVWLDRINEWLITGCDPAEPMAVCGDFNVAPTDDDVYDAAAVHGATHVSEPERAAVARMREWGLVDIVRRFHPEPGFFTWWDYRAGNFHKNLGMRIDHVYVTEPLAGRAVAAERDRDARKPSTYPGIPSDHAPLVVDFHDQAS; via the coding sequence ATGCGCCTCGCCACCTGGAACGTCAACTCGCTGAAGGCTCGGCTCGACCGGGTGCTGGCCTGGACCGAGGCGATCCGGCCGGACGTGCTGTGCATGCAGGAGACGAAGCTCACCGACGCCGCCATGCCGGACCTGGCGTTCCGCGCCATCGGCTACGAGGTGGCGCACCACGGGCTGGGGCAATGGAACGGCGTGGCGATCGCGTCGCGGATCGGGATCGATCAGGTGCAGGCAGGCCTGCCAACCTCCGACGGTTGGACCGATGACGGCGGCCGCTTTCTGGCCGCCACCTGCGGCGGCGTCCGCTTTGCGAGCATTTACGTGCCCAACGGCAGGGTGGTCGGGTCCGAGTTCTACGATCAGAAGCTCGTCTGGCTGGACCGCATCAACGAGTGGCTGATCACCGGGTGCGACCCGGCTGAGCCGATGGCGGTCTGCGGCGATTTCAATGTCGCCCCTACCGACGATGACGTCTACGACGCCGCGGCCGTCCACGGGGCAACGCACGTGTCCGAGCCGGAGCGTGCGGCGGTCGCTCGCATGCGCGAATGGGGGCTGGTCGACATCGTGCGACGCTTCCATCCGGAGCCTGGCTTCTTCACCTGGTGGGACTACCGTGCGGGGAACTTCCACAAGAACCTGGGGATGCGGATCGACCACGTGTACGTGACCGAGCCACTGGCCGGGCGGGCGGTCGCTGCCGAGCGCGACCGCGATGCCCGTAAGCCATCAACCTACCCGGGAATCCCCTCAGACCACGCACCGCTGGTGGTGGACTTCCACGACCAGGCCAGTTGA
- a CDS encoding DUF1801 domain-containing protein: MSTSALEEYLTTIPDAQAEPMVRELDRIIRKSHSEFDVAIKYKILMYALNGDFHTWVCAVNAGRRKVSLNFLYGVLLDDRKKVLRAGSSVLMTWDIGFDEDLDAAAVAAYVAEAVKRNPDYIADRENVLDMARQAAAKAGRRPKSPPGP, from the coding sequence ATGAGCACCTCCGCACTCGAGGAATACCTGACGACCATCCCTGATGCTCAGGCCGAGCCGATGGTCCGCGAGCTCGATCGGATCATTAGGAAGTCGCACTCTGAATTCGATGTTGCGATCAAGTACAAGATCCTGATGTACGCCCTGAATGGCGACTTCCACACCTGGGTATGCGCGGTCAACGCCGGCCGCAGGAAGGTCTCCCTCAATTTCCTCTATGGCGTTCTGCTCGACGATCGGAAGAAGGTCCTGCGCGCCGGGAGCTCGGTCCTCATGACCTGGGACATCGGCTTTGACGAGGATCTCGACGCGGCGGCGGTGGCGGCATACGTCGCGGAGGCTGTCAAGCGAAACCCCGACTACATCGCAGACCGAGAGAACGTGTTGGATATGGCCCGTCAGGCCGCCGCGAAGGCTGGCCGACGCCCCAAGTCGCCGCCCGGTCCATAA